In Catalinimonas alkaloidigena, a single genomic region encodes these proteins:
- a CDS encoding DUF4097 family beta strand repeat-containing protein, translated as MYKVTLLACALFVSAPSLLTAQTARVGSGQSVGTRASSGQNRAASGETKEYRIKLSKAGQPGSLKIADLGADVVIEAYAGNEILITQQGYQPPPKKAEGMRSLTAAGVDNTGIGLEVKEANNTVEVLGVAPQRSSEPYLIKLPANVAVVMDYKSPMSGAIHLKNLSSKIEIDAFASEVNLEEITGPAVVNTVGGDINARFSKVNQNNPISIASTGGEIDVTLPSNTPANLEMSTMGGEIYTDMDVQLDQANQEKNMRRFGGQGKIKGSLNGGGVDIRLQSVGGTIYLRKK; from the coding sequence ATGTATAAAGTCACCCTTCTCGCTTGCGCCCTGTTCGTAAGCGCTCCCTCCCTGTTGACCGCCCAAACTGCCCGCGTAGGAAGCGGCCAGAGCGTCGGCACCCGTGCCAGCAGCGGCCAGAATCGCGCCGCTTCCGGCGAAACAAAAGAGTATCGCATCAAACTGAGCAAAGCCGGGCAGCCGGGCTCCCTCAAAATCGCCGACCTCGGGGCCGACGTGGTCATCGAAGCGTATGCCGGCAACGAAATCCTGATTACGCAGCAAGGGTACCAGCCGCCGCCGAAAAAAGCCGAAGGGATGCGCTCGCTGACCGCGGCGGGTGTCGACAACACAGGCATCGGGTTGGAGGTGAAAGAGGCCAACAATACGGTCGAGGTGCTCGGCGTGGCCCCGCAGCGCAGTTCTGAACCCTACCTGATCAAGCTACCGGCCAATGTCGCGGTCGTGATGGATTACAAAAGTCCGATGTCGGGAGCCATTCACCTGAAAAACCTGTCGAGCAAAATCGAGATCGATGCGTTTGCGTCGGAGGTCAACCTGGAGGAAATTACCGGTCCGGCGGTGGTCAATACCGTGGGGGGCGACATCAACGCCCGCTTCTCGAAGGTCAACCAGAACAACCCCATTTCCATCGCCTCGACGGGCGGCGAGATCGACGTCACCCTTCCGTCCAATACCCCGGCCAACCTGGAAATGAGCACGATGGGTGGCGAGATTTACACGGATATGGACGTGCAACTGGACCAAGCGAATCAGGAGAAAAACATGCGCCGCTTCGGTGGGCAGGGCAAAATCAAAGGTTCGCTGAACGGCGGCGGCGTCGACATCCGGTTGCAGTCGGTGGGCGGCACGATTTATCTGCGGAAGAAATAA
- a CDS encoding glutamine--tRNA ligase/YqeY domain fusion protein, with amino-acid sequence MSDVKESLNFIEQIIEKDEETGKFGGRVHTRFPPEPNGFLHIGHAKSICLNFGLARDYNGRCNLRFDDTNPVTEKVDYVQAIEEDVRWLGFEWAGKFFASDYFEQLYQYALQLIKSGDAFVCDLTLEEIAERRGTPTEPGQESPYRNRSVEENLDLFQRMRHGEFSDGSKTLRAKIDMASPNMHMRDPVLYRIRKAHHHRTGDQWPIYPMYDYAHGLSDSIEGITHSVCTLEFEVHRPLYDWIIDRLGIYHPQQIEFARLNLNYTIMSKRRLLELVEGGYVHGWDDPRLPTIRGLRRRGYTPEAIRKFAERVGVAKRDNIIDVALLEFTIREDLNKRAARRLAVLDPLKVVITNYPEGQTEQMEATNNPEDPEAGTRSVPFSRELYIEREDFMEDPPKKFFRLAPGREVRLKYAYIIRCDDVVKNENGEIVELRCTYDPDSRSGQDTTGKKVKATLHWLSAPHAVAAEIRLYDRLVTVEDPAGEKERDWKEFLNPDSLVVLPNAVVEPSLGEVETGALFQFERKGYFCVDPDTTTHHKPVFNRTVTLKDDWAKQQQKG; translated from the coding sequence ATGTCAGACGTGAAAGAATCGCTCAACTTTATTGAGCAAATCATAGAAAAAGACGAAGAAACCGGAAAATTCGGAGGGCGGGTGCACACGCGCTTCCCCCCCGAGCCGAACGGATTTCTGCACATCGGCCACGCCAAGTCCATCTGCCTGAACTTCGGGCTGGCGCGCGACTACAACGGCAGGTGCAATTTGCGGTTCGACGACACGAACCCCGTTACCGAGAAGGTCGACTACGTACAGGCCATTGAGGAAGACGTTCGCTGGCTCGGGTTTGAGTGGGCCGGGAAGTTTTTCGCTTCCGATTACTTCGAGCAGCTTTACCAGTATGCTCTGCAACTGATCAAATCGGGCGATGCGTTTGTGTGCGACCTGACGTTGGAAGAGATTGCCGAGCGCCGGGGCACGCCTACGGAGCCGGGTCAGGAAAGTCCGTACCGGAATCGCTCGGTGGAGGAGAACCTGGACCTGTTTCAGCGGATGCGCCACGGCGAGTTCTCCGACGGATCGAAAACTCTCCGGGCCAAGATCGACATGGCTTCGCCCAACATGCACATGCGCGACCCCGTGCTGTACCGCATCCGGAAGGCGCACCATCACCGGACGGGTGACCAGTGGCCCATTTACCCGATGTACGACTACGCCCACGGCCTGTCGGATTCGATCGAGGGCATTACGCATTCGGTCTGTACGCTGGAGTTCGAGGTACACCGCCCCCTCTACGACTGGATCATCGACCGGCTGGGCATCTACCATCCACAGCAGATCGAGTTTGCGCGCCTCAACCTGAATTATACGATCATGAGCAAGCGCCGCCTGCTTGAACTGGTCGAAGGCGGGTACGTGCACGGCTGGGACGATCCGCGCCTGCCGACCATCCGGGGCCTGCGCCGCCGGGGCTATACGCCCGAAGCCATCCGCAAATTTGCCGAGCGGGTCGGCGTGGCCAAGCGCGACAACATCATCGACGTGGCGCTGCTGGAATTCACCATCCGCGAGGACCTGAACAAACGCGCCGCGCGTCGGCTGGCTGTGCTCGATCCGCTGAAAGTGGTGATTACCAACTATCCGGAAGGACAAACCGAACAGATGGAAGCCACCAACAATCCGGAAGATCCGGAAGCGGGCACGCGGTCGGTCCCGTTCTCCCGCGAGTTGTACATCGAGCGCGAAGACTTTATGGAAGATCCGCCGAAGAAATTCTTCCGCCTTGCCCCCGGTCGGGAAGTGCGCCTCAAGTACGCGTACATCATCCGGTGCGACGACGTGGTGAAAAACGAAAACGGCGAGATCGTGGAGTTGCGTTGCACCTACGATCCGGACAGCCGCAGTGGCCAGGACACCACCGGCAAAAAGGTAAAAGCGACGTTGCACTGGCTTTCGGCACCACACGCCGTGGCCGCAGAAATTCGTCTGTACGACCGCCTCGTCACCGTAGAAGATCCGGCGGGTGAAAAGGAACGTGACTGGAAAGAGTTTCTGAATCCTGACTCGCTCGTGGTGCTCCCTAATGCGGTGGTGGAACCGAGCCTGGGGGAGGTAGAAACCGGCGCGCTGTTTCAGTTCGAACGCAAAGGATACTTCTGTGTCGATCCTGATACCACTACGCACCACAAGCCCGTCTTCAACCGGACCGTCACCCTCAAAGACGACTGGGCCAAGCAACAGCAGAAAGGTTAG
- a CDS encoding ABC transporter permease encodes MLRNFFTLAVRNLLKRKVYSFINLFGLALGVAVCLVILKYVEFELSYDRFHENAAQIYRTTTATYRNGEFRGVDLETGYAQGPLLQADIPEVKTYVRTHPMYGGAVVTYQDEVGMPTTFYEESMQFVDSTFFDVFTYTAAQGNLHTALDRPNSVVISPAMAKKYFGQADPLGKIVQVSGGWADGEYEVTAVLEEVPQNSHFTFEFLFPIHNLLQGGQYRQDDGWGWQNFFTYIQLQPHTDVATAEAKMPAFITKYQGDDLAETNSKAEMVLQPLPSIHLNQGLPTESGNTSETPTVYFFLLISFFILAIAWINYINLSTARAMERAREVGIKKAIGAYRSQLMLQFIFESVLVNLISIVLAVLIALALLPLLGEMVGKALTFEFRDYRFWLMLTTLFLLGSLISGAYPAFVLSSFNTIQVLKGSVRNVQGGFSLRKALVVFQFAASLVLIAGTFAIYRQVVYMRDQDKGLTMDQMLVVNGPKVLERDGSTTRLLSLKRELQQLAGVEAVTTSGAIPGGGHNWGTGMRRDGTPPEEAKSGRVVWVDPDFVDTYGITVLAGRNFNLEMASDLHAVLVNEAALTAFGLGDPEHALEERLILGGDTIPILGVLKNYHWSSLKMEHTPWLFLADTVSQRAFSIHLTGTDLNGTIQQVEQKYKAAFPGNPFDYYFLDDFFNRQYQSEQQFAQIFTSFATLAIVIACLGLWGLASFTTTLKLKEISIRKVLGASVSSILSLLSWQFLQLVLIASLIALPLTWYGVDAWLQNFAFRMGLGWELFVVPVLILGLLALGTVSVQILRGANTNPAKILRSE; translated from the coding sequence ATGCTTCGCAACTTCTTCACCCTGGCCGTCCGCAACCTCCTCAAACGGAAAGTCTACTCCTTCATCAACCTGTTCGGCCTGGCCCTCGGGGTGGCGGTCTGTCTGGTGATTCTCAAATACGTCGAATTTGAGTTGAGTTACGACCGGTTTCACGAAAATGCCGCGCAGATTTACCGGACCACCACGGCCACCTACCGCAACGGCGAATTCCGGGGTGTCGATCTGGAAACCGGCTACGCGCAAGGGCCTCTGCTCCAAGCCGATATCCCGGAAGTGAAAACCTACGTGCGTACCCACCCGATGTACGGCGGCGCAGTGGTCACCTACCAGGACGAGGTGGGTATGCCCACGACGTTTTACGAGGAATCGATGCAATTTGTCGACTCCACTTTCTTCGACGTGTTCACCTACACGGCCGCGCAAGGGAATCTGCATACGGCGCTGGATCGCCCCAACTCAGTGGTGATCAGTCCGGCGATGGCAAAGAAGTATTTTGGACAGGCAGACCCGCTCGGGAAGATTGTGCAGGTGTCGGGCGGCTGGGCCGACGGCGAGTACGAGGTGACGGCGGTGCTGGAAGAAGTCCCGCAAAATTCGCACTTCACGTTTGAGTTCCTCTTTCCGATTCATAACCTGTTGCAGGGCGGACAGTACCGGCAGGACGACGGCTGGGGGTGGCAGAATTTCTTCACGTACATACAGTTGCAGCCGCACACCGACGTGGCTACGGCCGAGGCGAAGATGCCCGCGTTCATCACCAAATACCAGGGAGACGACCTTGCCGAAACCAACAGCAAAGCGGAGATGGTCCTACAACCGCTCCCGAGCATTCACCTGAACCAGGGATTGCCGACCGAGTCTGGAAACACGTCCGAAACTCCTACCGTCTACTTTTTCCTGCTCATTTCGTTTTTTATTCTCGCCATTGCCTGGATCAACTACATCAACCTCTCGACCGCCCGCGCGATGGAGCGCGCCCGCGAAGTGGGGATCAAGAAAGCGATCGGTGCTTACCGCAGCCAGCTCATGCTCCAGTTTATTTTTGAGTCGGTCCTGGTGAATCTGATCAGCATCGTGCTGGCCGTTCTCATCGCCCTCGCCCTGCTTCCTCTGCTGGGCGAAATGGTAGGCAAGGCGTTGACGTTTGAGTTCCGTGACTACCGCTTCTGGCTGATGCTCACTACCTTGTTTTTGCTGGGGTCCCTCATCTCCGGGGCGTACCCGGCTTTTGTGTTGTCTTCGTTCAACACGATTCAGGTGCTCAAAGGCTCGGTGCGAAACGTGCAGGGCGGCTTTTCCCTGCGCAAAGCGCTCGTGGTGTTTCAGTTTGCGGCCTCGCTGGTGCTGATTGCCGGCACGTTTGCCATCTACCGGCAGGTGGTGTACATGCGGGACCAGGACAAGGGCCTGACGATGGACCAGATGCTCGTGGTCAACGGACCGAAGGTGCTGGAACGTGACGGTTCGACCACCCGCCTGCTGTCCCTGAAAAGGGAGCTGCAGCAACTTGCCGGCGTGGAAGCGGTCACCACCTCGGGGGCCATTCCGGGGGGCGGTCACAACTGGGGTACGGGCATGCGGCGGGACGGCACGCCACCGGAGGAAGCGAAGAGCGGACGGGTGGTGTGGGTCGATCCCGACTTCGTCGATACGTACGGCATTACGGTGCTGGCCGGGCGCAACTTCAACCTGGAGATGGCCTCCGACCTGCACGCCGTGCTGGTCAACGAAGCGGCCCTGACCGCCTTTGGGCTGGGCGATCCGGAACATGCCCTGGAAGAGCGCCTGATTCTGGGCGGCGACACCATCCCCATTCTGGGCGTGCTGAAAAATTACCATTGGAGTTCGCTGAAAATGGAGCACACGCCGTGGCTCTTCCTGGCCGATACCGTCTCGCAGCGGGCATTTTCCATTCACCTGACCGGCACAGACCTCAACGGAACCATTCAACAGGTAGAACAGAAATACAAGGCGGCGTTTCCCGGCAATCCCTTCGATTATTACTTCCTGGACGATTTCTTCAACCGGCAGTACCAGTCCGAACAGCAGTTCGCGCAGATCTTTACGTCGTTTGCCACCCTCGCCATCGTCATTGCCTGCCTGGGCCTGTGGGGGCTGGCGTCCTTCACCACTACCCTCAAACTCAAGGAGATCAGCATTCGTAAGGTGCTGGGGGCCTCGGTGAGCAGCATCCTGTCGCTCCTCTCCTGGCAGTTTCTTCAACTGGTCCTCATCGCCAGCCTGATTGCCCTGCCCCTAACGTGGTACGGCGTTGACGCGTGGCTGCAAAACTTTGCGTTCAGAATGGGGCTGGGGTGGGAACTGTTCGTGGTGCCGGTCCTGATTTTAGGGTTGCTGGCCCTGGGCACCGTGAGCGTACAGATTCTGCGTGGAGCCAATACCAATCCGGCTAAGATACTGCGCTCGGAATGA
- a CDS encoding bestrophin family protein → MLVNQNLRLHRFFKFTWKVDILMLLTCLAAFLFDKYVILTYTPVPTTLPALIGTAIAFFIGFNNNQAYGRWWEARIIWGAIVNDSRSWARNLLAYCSIPVGSDITPEELRFRQRRMIMRHIGFLYALKEALRKTKDTTWAFYLSEEEAKALKEFTNIPNAILDLQSHDLEQLQKDGLIEGFRFLALNDLIRAFCDGMGKSERINNTVFPTPYLYFTRVCIWIFIILVTMAFAESSGLWSVFFGWVVGFIFNVTHLNGMHIMNPFSIDDLPTGVPISSITRAIEINLLEALQDEQVPDPMVPVRGEYIF, encoded by the coding sequence ATGCTTGTTAATCAGAACCTTCGACTTCATCGCTTCTTCAAATTCACCTGGAAAGTCGACATCCTCATGCTGCTGACCTGTCTTGCGGCTTTCCTGTTCGACAAATACGTGATCCTTACCTACACGCCCGTGCCGACTACCCTGCCTGCGCTGATCGGTACGGCCATTGCGTTCTTCATCGGTTTCAACAACAACCAGGCCTACGGCCGCTGGTGGGAAGCCCGCATCATTTGGGGCGCCATCGTGAACGATTCGCGGTCGTGGGCGCGGAACCTGCTGGCCTACTGTTCCATTCCGGTCGGGTCCGACATCACGCCCGAAGAGTTAAGGTTCCGGCAGCGGCGGATGATCATGCGGCACATCGGCTTTCTGTACGCCCTGAAGGAAGCACTCCGCAAGACGAAAGACACGACCTGGGCCTTCTACCTGTCGGAAGAGGAGGCCAAGGCGTTGAAAGAGTTCACCAACATTCCGAACGCCATTCTCGATCTACAGTCGCACGACCTGGAACAATTGCAGAAAGACGGCCTGATCGAAGGCTTCCGCTTCCTGGCGTTGAATGACCTGATCCGGGCCTTTTGTGACGGCATGGGCAAGTCTGAGCGCATCAATAACACCGTGTTCCCGACGCCCTACCTCTACTTTACGCGGGTCTGCATCTGGATTTTTATCATCCTGGTGACCATGGCGTTTGCCGAGTCGTCGGGGTTGTGGTCGGTATTTTTCGGCTGGGTGGTCGGGTTCATCTTCAACGTGACGCACCTGAACGGGATGCACATCATGAACCCCTTCTCCATCGACGATCTGCCCACCGGTGTGCCGATCAGTAGCATCACCCGCGCCATCGAGATCAACCTGCTGGAGGCGTTACAGGACGAACAGGTGCCCGACCCGATGGTGCCCGTGCGGGGCGAGTACATCTTCTGA
- the glgX gene encoding glycogen debranching protein GlgX: MNSTVYPGHPYPLGATWDGKGVNFALYADNATGVELCLFDAADQDAETVRIPLHERTHHVWHAYLPGLKPGQLYGYRVHGPYDPHSGHRFNPHKLLLDPYAKALSGTIQWHDALFGYEIGHPDQDLSFSEIDSAPYLPKSIVIDSSFDWGDEKRPQIPYYRSIIYEMHVKGFTQMHPDIPEEIRGTYAALGHPVTIKYLKELGITAVELMPVHHFLTDRHLDDKGLTNYWGYNTIAFFAPDVRYASDKTLGHQVQEFKAMVKALHNAGIEVILDVVYNHTGEGSHMGPTLAFRGVDNASYYRLTEDNRFYFDYTGTGNTLNARLPSVLRLIMDSLRYWITEMHVDGFRFDLASSLARELHDVDRLSAFFDIIHQDPVISQVKLIAEPWDVGEGGYQVGKFPPGWAEWNGLYRDCMRDYWRGADSMLAEFAQRFTGSSDLYEGDYRRPTASINFITAHDGFTLHDLVAYNEKHNDANGEDNRDGESHNRSWNCGVEGPTDDVEILELRARQKRNMLTTLFLSQGVPMLLAGDEIGRTQHGNNNAYCQDNEISWVNWAEADQHLLSFTQKLIHFCRRHPSFCRRRWFQGQPIKGIGLEDINWFLPEGTEMDDEHWSHDYAKSLAVFLNGRGIRSVGSRGEKIVDDNFYLIFNAHYEPLTYRLPPERYGVAWTKVLDTAEDFLTEEGGPTFEAGQDITVDSRSVVVLKNPLKK; encoded by the coding sequence ATGAATAGTACTGTATACCCTGGCCATCCCTATCCCCTGGGCGCTACCTGGGACGGGAAGGGTGTCAATTTTGCCCTCTATGCCGACAATGCCACCGGTGTGGAGCTTTGCCTTTTCGATGCGGCCGATCAGGACGCCGAAACCGTCCGCATCCCCCTGCACGAGCGGACGCACCACGTGTGGCATGCGTACCTGCCGGGCCTCAAGCCGGGACAACTGTACGGGTACCGGGTGCACGGACCTTACGATCCGCACAGCGGCCACCGTTTCAACCCGCACAAACTGCTGCTCGACCCGTACGCCAAGGCGCTGTCGGGTACCATTCAGTGGCACGATGCGTTGTTTGGCTATGAAATCGGTCACCCGGATCAGGACCTGAGTTTCAGCGAGATCGACAGCGCTCCTTACCTGCCCAAATCCATCGTAATCGACTCCTCGTTCGATTGGGGAGACGAAAAGCGCCCGCAGATCCCCTACTACCGCAGCATCATTTACGAAATGCACGTGAAGGGTTTCACCCAGATGCACCCGGACATTCCCGAGGAAATTCGTGGTACTTACGCTGCGCTGGGCCACCCCGTCACCATCAAGTACCTGAAAGAACTGGGGATCACGGCGGTAGAGCTTATGCCCGTACACCATTTTCTGACCGATCGCCACCTGGACGATAAGGGCCTGACCAACTACTGGGGGTACAACACGATTGCCTTCTTTGCGCCCGACGTCCGCTATGCCAGCGACAAAACGCTGGGCCACCAGGTACAGGAGTTCAAAGCCATGGTCAAAGCGCTGCACAACGCCGGCATCGAAGTGATTCTGGACGTCGTCTACAACCACACGGGCGAAGGAAGCCACATGGGGCCCACTTTGGCGTTCCGCGGGGTGGACAACGCTTCGTATTACCGGCTGACGGAAGACAACCGCTTTTATTTCGACTATACCGGCACGGGCAACACGCTCAACGCGCGGCTGCCCAGCGTGTTGCGCCTGATCATGGATAGCCTGCGCTACTGGATCACCGAGATGCACGTGGACGGATTTCGGTTCGACCTGGCGTCGAGTCTGGCGCGCGAGCTGCACGACGTGGACCGCCTCAGTGCCTTCTTCGACATCATTCACCAGGACCCCGTCATCTCGCAGGTCAAGCTCATTGCCGAACCCTGGGACGTTGGTGAGGGTGGCTATCAGGTGGGTAAGTTTCCTCCCGGATGGGCCGAGTGGAACGGCCTCTACCGCGACTGTATGCGCGACTACTGGCGGGGTGCCGACAGCATGCTGGCCGAGTTTGCCCAGCGCTTTACGGGCAGCTCCGATCTGTACGAGGGAGACTACCGTCGCCCGACGGCCAGCATCAACTTCATTACGGCGCACGACGGCTTCACGCTCCACGACCTGGTGGCGTACAACGAAAAACACAACGACGCCAACGGCGAAGACAACCGCGACGGCGAAAGCCACAACCGCTCCTGGAACTGTGGTGTGGAAGGCCCGACCGACGACGTGGAGATCCTCGAACTGCGCGCGCGCCAGAAACGCAACATGCTGACGACCCTGTTCCTTTCGCAGGGGGTGCCCATGCTGCTGGCCGGCGACGAGATAGGCCGCACCCAACACGGGAACAACAACGCCTACTGTCAAGACAACGAAATTTCGTGGGTCAACTGGGCCGAAGCCGACCAGCACCTGCTGTCGTTCACGCAGAAGCTGATTCATTTCTGCCGCCGGCACCCTTCGTTCTGCCGCCGTCGCTGGTTCCAGGGCCAACCCATCAAGGGCATCGGGCTGGAAGACATCAACTGGTTTTTGCCGGAAGGTACGGAGATGGACGACGAACACTGGAGTCACGACTACGCCAAGTCGCTGGCGGTCTTTTTGAACGGCCGGGGCATTCGCTCGGTGGGGTCGCGCGGCGAGAAGATTGTGGACGATAATTTCTACCTGATTTTCAACGCGCACTACGAACCGCTCACGTACCGCCTGCCGCCGGAACGCTACGGGGTAGCCTGGACCAAAGTGCTGGACACCGCCGAGGATTTTCTGACCGAAGAAGGTGGACCTACGTTCGAAGCGGGTCAGGACATCACCGTCGACAGCCGCTCGGTCGTGGTACTCAAGAATCCACTCAAGAAATAA
- a CDS encoding HEAT repeat domain-containing protein, whose translation MKTPEIETLVEKYEAGETTLEEEKLLADYFTYEEVPEHLRVYAAQFRFFAARQDDTFPLRHTPQLLEAIDAETDRTRIRRMLWEVGIAASLVGLLLGSLVSWWWTDQYHEAATQTQVSALHEEMKDMKQLMMLSLLDNPSASERIKAVSYADALPPDPKVVDALVRTLNHDGNPNVRLTAAEALGRFSQSEAVRQALIHSLPQQTEPIVQIAVINVLVDLEEKRARPSLELLLDDQQTMDVVKRVARQGLTMLQQS comes from the coding sequence ATGAAAACCCCTGAGATCGAAACCCTGGTGGAAAAATACGAGGCGGGCGAAACGACGCTGGAAGAAGAAAAGCTACTCGCCGACTACTTCACCTACGAAGAGGTGCCCGAACACCTGCGCGTCTACGCGGCCCAATTCCGGTTCTTCGCGGCGCGGCAGGACGACACGTTTCCGCTGCGCCATACGCCGCAACTCCTGGAGGCCATCGATGCGGAAACGGACCGGACGCGCATCCGCCGGATGCTCTGGGAAGTGGGCATCGCGGCCAGTCTGGTGGGCCTGTTGCTCGGGTCGCTGGTGAGTTGGTGGTGGACCGATCAGTACCACGAAGCTGCCACGCAAACGCAGGTGTCGGCGCTGCACGAGGAGATGAAGGACATGAAACAGCTGATGATGCTGTCGCTGCTCGACAACCCCTCGGCCAGCGAGCGCATCAAGGCGGTGAGCTACGCCGATGCCCTGCCGCCCGACCCCAAGGTGGTCGACGCACTGGTCCGCACGCTCAACCACGACGGCAATCCGAACGTGCGCCTCACCGCCGCCGAGGCGCTGGGCCGGTTCAGCCAGAGCGAAGCGGTCCGGCAGGCACTCATCCACTCCTTACCGCAACAGACCGAGCCCATTGTACAAATCGCCGTCATCAACGTGCTGGTCGATCTGGAAGAAAAACGGGCCCGCCCTTCGCTGGAACTGCTCCTGGATGACCAGCAGACGATGGACGTCGTCAAGCGGGTGGCACGCCAGGGCCTGACGATGCTGCAACAGAGCTAA
- a CDS encoding HD domain-containing protein, producing the protein MITLWEPRFESFLYTCLQAADAAHDLAHIRRVVTSAKRLAHAEGAALEIVVPAAWLHDCVIVAKDDPRRKEASRLAAQTAVTFLRSVEYPEAHLSPIAHAIAAHSFSANIPPETLEARVVQDADRLDALGAIGLSRCLLTGGALGRPLYDPDDPFAEHRPADDAQFTIDHFYTKLLRLPATMQTEAGRQEAQTRVTFMTHYLDVLRHEIEA; encoded by the coding sequence TTGATCACGCTCTGGGAACCCCGCTTCGAATCATTTCTGTATACCTGCCTGCAAGCGGCCGATGCCGCGCACGACCTGGCCCACATCCGCCGGGTGGTTACCTCGGCCAAGCGACTGGCGCACGCCGAGGGTGCCGCGCTGGAAATCGTCGTTCCGGCAGCCTGGCTGCACGACTGCGTCATCGTGGCGAAAGACGACCCACGCCGCAAAGAGGCCTCTCGCCTGGCGGCACAAACCGCCGTAACGTTCCTTCGGTCCGTCGAGTATCCGGAGGCGCACCTCTCCCCCATCGCACACGCCATTGCGGCGCATAGTTTTTCTGCCAACATTCCGCCCGAAACGCTGGAGGCGCGGGTCGTGCAGGATGCCGACCGTCTCGACGCGCTCGGGGCCATCGGCCTTTCGCGCTGTCTGCTGACCGGTGGGGCTTTGGGGCGACCGCTGTACGATCCCGACGATCCGTTTGCCGAACACCGCCCCGCCGACGATGCGCAGTTCACCATCGACCATTTTTACACCAAACTGCTGCGCCTTCCTGCCACCATGCAAACCGAGGCGGGTCGCCAGGAAGCACAGACGCGGGTCACCTTCATGACGCACTACCTGGACGTGCTGCGCCACGAAATCGAGGCATAA